From Methanobacterium congolense, one genomic window encodes:
- a CDS encoding ABC transporter permease, producing the protein MIVSDIFQHRFIINFSKYRYLLSELIKRDIKIKYRRSVIGIFWSFLNPLLTMVVLTIIFSTIFAMKIENFPVYFLTGKIVFDFYSQGSKAAMLSIRSNASIIKKIYVPKYMYSLGVTFSNFVTFLLSLIVLFGVMIATNAGFTWYALSAVIPIFLLLMFTIGAGLLLATLTVFFRDIEHLYGVFITLLMYGSAIFYPASIIPQKYQIFLELNPVYAIISLCRDSFLYGKAFDPTTLLFATVCSVGILVLGVILFYKYQDKFILYI; encoded by the coding sequence ATGATCGTCAGTGATATATTCCAACACAGATTCATTATCAACTTTTCAAAGTACAGATATTTACTTTCAGAGCTTATAAAAAGGGACATCAAGATCAAGTACAGAAGATCAGTGATCGGAATATTCTGGAGTTTTTTAAATCCATTGTTGACCATGGTAGTTTTAACCATCATATTTTCAACTATTTTTGCCATGAAGATAGAAAACTTTCCTGTTTACTTTTTAACTGGAAAAATAGTATTTGATTTCTATTCTCAGGGAAGTAAGGCAGCTATGCTGTCCATAAGGAGTAATGCGTCCATCATAAAAAAGATATACGTGCCCAAGTACATGTACAGTTTGGGGGTAACTTTTTCAAACTTCGTTACATTCCTGCTTTCGCTCATAGTCCTTTTTGGAGTGATGATCGCTACAAATGCAGGTTTTACATGGTACGCTCTTAGTGCAGTTATACCCATCTTCCTGCTCCTCATGTTCACCATTGGTGCGGGTCTGCTGCTTGCCACCCTAACAGTATTTTTCAGAGATATTGAACATTTATACGGAGTTTTCATCACACTTCTAATGTATGGAAGTGCAATTTTTTACCCTGCAAGCATTATTCCCCAGAAGTATCAGATTTTCCTGGAGCTGAACCCTGTGTATGCAATTATAAGTCTGTGCAGGGATTCCTTCCTTTACGGAAAAGCTTTTGATCCAACAACTTTACTATTTGCAACGGTGTGTTCCGTGGGGATCCTTGTTCTGGGAGTAATTCTCTTCTACAAGTATCAAGATAAATTCATTTTGTATATATAA
- the rfbC gene encoding dTDP-4-dehydrorhamnose 3,5-epimerase, which produces MGKFKFMETSIEGVYIVEPTVFGDERGYFMETYHEMEFKEAGIDATFVQDNQSKSKRGVLRGLHFQRTKPQGKLVRVIRGEVFDVAVDLRRDSATYGKWEGVTLSEDNKKQFYIPEGFAHGFLVLSDEAEFTYKCTDFYDADDEGGILWNDPEIGVEWPLEGVDELILSEKDEKWKPLEETVTDF; this is translated from the coding sequence ATGGGTAAGTTTAAATTTATGGAAACATCCATTGAAGGCGTGTACATCGTGGAACCCACTGTATTTGGGGATGAACGCGGTTACTTCATGGAAACCTACCATGAAATGGAGTTTAAAGAGGCTGGAATCGATGCAACATTCGTTCAGGACAATCAATCCAAATCTAAAAGGGGAGTTTTAAGGGGACTTCACTTCCAACGCACAAAACCCCAGGGCAAACTCGTCAGGGTTATCAGGGGAGAGGTCTTCGATGTTGCAGTGGATCTGAGAAGGGATTCTGCAACCTACGGAAAATGGGAGGGAGTCACCCTCTCTGAAGACAACAAAAAACAGTTCTACATACCTGAGGGCTTTGCCCACGGCTTCTTGGTACTTTCAGATGAAGCAGAATTCACCTACAAATGCACAGACTTTTACGATGCTGATGATGAAGGAGGAATCCTCTGGAACGACCCTGAGATAGGTGTTGAATGGCCTCTTGAGGGTGTGGATGAGCTTATTTTGTCTGAGAAGGATGAGAAGTGGAAGCCATTGGAAGAGACTGTTACGGACTTTTGA
- a CDS encoding glycosyltransferase has translation MKNVIILCDLIHVNVGGLARVVLNRSNLFCEKGHSVTILTIEADKNYKIIENDLKKKDMLNPRVKIINIYNYYRKKNTRTSLIKKIISRANYYTKKAVVRELSYKVINEYDTKRKAYYLRFNNYLMHKKWRKGGSLEYIDYFNENGSLKKRVHYLHGFRSKEVNYEAGQISQNKYYTDDGFCYLIEVFNNNSQKNLILLFNRNNKIMVFNNEKEFHKQFITEICNNYDDKPYLICDGSGPTPTISNIDSEVAYKISQMHSNPYIKPYCFGSPMRKVGILDGQIEKVDAFITLTEKQRKDIIKEFGDHQNTYVIPNFVLNHKELSLSKDPNKISMFIRFSPEKNVEDAIKAFKLVVNKKKNATLDIFGRVGSVRGEHYEFKKIQKLIKKLHLENNVFLKGFTDEIDIEMSTSIATLLTSKFEGFGMVILESMLNSTPVISYDINYGPSDLIDHNNDGFLVEPYNIEQLSKYIIELLEDTEKAKKMGLIARKKVLKKYTEDSIIPQWENLFDIVSKKTVNTKKHEKINY, from the coding sequence TTGAAAAATGTAATTATATTATGTGATCTCATACATGTTAACGTTGGTGGTCTCGCTCGAGTTGTATTAAATAGATCTAATCTATTTTGTGAAAAAGGCCACTCTGTCACTATTTTAACAATAGAAGCAGATAAAAATTATAAAATAATTGAAAATGACTTGAAGAAAAAAGATATGTTAAATCCAAGGGTAAAAATTATTAATATTTATAATTATTACAGAAAGAAGAATACAAGAACATCTTTAATAAAGAAGATCATTAGCAGAGCTAACTATTATACAAAAAAAGCTGTTGTGCGCGAGCTTAGTTATAAAGTCATCAATGAATATGATACTAAAAGAAAAGCATATTATCTTCGTTTTAACAATTATTTGATGCATAAAAAGTGGAGAAAAGGTGGTTCATTAGAGTATATAGATTATTTTAATGAAAATGGGAGTTTAAAAAAACGTGTCCATTATCTTCATGGTTTTAGAAGTAAAGAAGTAAATTATGAAGCAGGTCAAATTAGTCAGAATAAATATTACACTGATGATGGATTTTGTTATTTAATTGAAGTATTTAATAATAATTCTCAAAAAAATTTGATATTATTATTTAATAGGAATAATAAAATTATGGTTTTTAATAATGAAAAAGAATTTCACAAACAATTTATAACAGAAATATGTAACAATTACGATGATAAACCCTATTTGATCTGTGATGGTTCGGGACCTACACCTACAATATCAAATATTGATTCTGAAGTAGCTTATAAAATATCTCAGATGCACTCAAATCCATATATTAAACCATATTGTTTTGGAAGTCCAATGAGGAAAGTAGGTATTTTAGACGGACAAATAGAAAAAGTAGATGCATTTATAACTTTAACTGAAAAACAAAGGAAGGACATTATAAAAGAATTTGGGGATCATCAAAATACTTATGTAATACCCAATTTTGTTTTGAATCATAAAGAATTAAGTTTGAGTAAAGATCCTAATAAAATTAGTATGTTTATTCGCTTTTCTCCTGAAAAAAATGTTGAAGACGCTATAAAAGCTTTTAAACTGGTAGTTAATAAAAAGAAAAATGCTACTTTAGATATTTTTGGAAGAGTGGGCAGTGTACGTGGAGAACACTACGAATTTAAGAAAATTCAAAAACTAATAAAAAAATTACATTTAGAAAATAATGTGTTTTTGAAAGGATTTACTGATGAAATAGACATAGAGATGAGCACATCCATTGCAACATTACTAACATCAAAATTTGAGGGTTTTGGTATGGTTATATTAGAATCCATGCTAAATTCAACCCCAGTTATCAGTTATGATATTAACTACGGTCCAAGTGACCTAATTGATCATAATAATGATGGATTTTTAGTAGAACCCTACAATATTGAACAACTCTCTAAATACATAATTGAATTATTAGAGGATACAGAAAAAGCTAAAAAAATGGGTTTAATCGCTAGAAAAAAGGTTTTAAAAAAGTACACTGAGGATAGTATAATCCCTCAGTGGGAAAACTTATTTGATATAGTTTCTAAAAAAACGGTTAACACCAAAAAACATGAAAAAATCAATTACTAA
- a CDS encoding methyltransferase domain-containing protein, producing the protein MIKRMIKNQIRKTGMVKELEMEKENLRGQVVDLEKDNVSLRGQVVDLEKDNVSLRGQVVDLEKDNVSLGGQVVDLENVNEKLVFERSQMVGFSLKKNLRGVSADEGKLSVLKYILENIKKDAKILDVGFGAGIYGKILRAFYYQNIDGLDVYGENIAEMGLDKIYDNIFIENILDFDFDFYDLIIMGDVLEHIDLKESKNLLSGFINNNKCDHIIISIPYEYEQNEVYGNKHEKHLQSEVTAEYMEKHYPYLKLIDSGIMAHCGGIIATYIWNKKI; encoded by the coding sequence ATGATTAAAAGAATGATTAAAAATCAAATAAGAAAGACGGGTATGGTTAAAGAATTAGAAATGGAAAAAGAAAATCTTAGGGGTCAGGTTGTTGATTTGGAAAAGGATAATGTGAGTCTTAGGGGTCAGGTTGTTGATTTGGAAAAGGATAATGTGAGTCTTAGGGGTCAGGTTGTTGATTTGGAAAAGGATAATGTGAGTCTTGGGGGTCAGGTTGTTGATTTGGAGAATGTTAATGAAAAATTAGTGTTTGAAAGATCTCAAATGGTTGGATTTAGTTTAAAAAAGAATTTAAGAGGAGTAAGTGCAGATGAAGGCAAATTATCTGTATTAAAATATATTTTAGAAAATATAAAAAAAGATGCAAAAATTTTGGATGTTGGTTTTGGAGCAGGAATATATGGTAAAATATTAAGAGCTTTTTATTATCAAAATATTGATGGTTTAGATGTATATGGTGAAAATATTGCAGAAATGGGATTAGATAAAATTTATGACAATATTTTTATAGAAAACATTCTTGATTTTGATTTTGATTTTTATGATTTGATAATAATGGGTGATGTACTAGAACATATAGATTTAAAAGAATCTAAGAACTTATTATCAGGATTTATAAATAATAATAAATGTGACCATATTATAATTTCAATTCCTTATGAGTATGAACAGAATGAGGTATACGGTAATAAACATGAGAAACATTTACAATCCGAAGTTACAGCTGAGTATATGGAAAAACATTATCCCTACCTTAAATTAATCGATTCAGGAATTATGGCCCACTGTGGGGGTATTATAGCGACTTATATTTGGAATAAAAAGATATAA
- the rfbA gene encoding glucose-1-phosphate thymidylyltransferase RfbA: MKGIVLAGGSGTRLYPITKAVSKQLLPIYDKPMVYYPLSVLMLAGIREILIISTPRDLPLYRDLLGDGSDLGVSFSYKIQEEPKGLAEAFILGEEFIGDDSVALVLGDNIFHGHRFSEILKKAREVEEGAVIFGYYVKDPRPFGVVEFDESGNVISIEEKPEVPKSKYVVPGLYFYDNNVVEIAKNVKPSDRGELEITSINEAYLEAKKLKVELMGRGMAWLDTGTHNGLLEAANFVEAIQKRQGFFVACLEEIAYNNGWITQDKVLELAEPLKKTEYGQYLIELINGTQL, encoded by the coding sequence ATGAAGGGAATAGTTCTTGCAGGTGGATCAGGCACCCGCCTGTATCCAATTACAAAGGCAGTTTCAAAACAGTTACTGCCTATTTACGATAAACCAATGGTGTACTATCCACTGTCCGTTCTCATGCTTGCAGGTATAAGGGAAATACTGATCATCTCGACCCCAAGGGACTTACCTCTCTACAGGGACCTTCTTGGTGATGGTAGTGATCTGGGAGTGTCATTCTCCTACAAAATTCAGGAAGAACCAAAGGGACTTGCAGAAGCCTTTATTTTAGGTGAGGAGTTCATAGGTGATGACAGCGTTGCCCTGGTACTTGGTGATAACATATTCCACGGTCACAGGTTCAGTGAGATTCTGAAGAAGGCCAGGGAAGTGGAGGAAGGTGCAGTTATCTTCGGTTACTACGTTAAGGATCCAAGACCCTTTGGTGTGGTTGAATTCGATGAATCGGGAAATGTGATTTCTATAGAGGAAAAACCAGAAGTTCCTAAATCAAAATACGTTGTTCCAGGACTTTACTTCTACGACAACAATGTGGTTGAAATAGCCAAGAATGTTAAGCCCTCTGATCGTGGAGAGCTGGAGATAACCTCCATTAACGAGGCTTACCTTGAAGCTAAAAAATTAAAAGTTGAGTTAATGGGAAGGGGAATGGCATGGCTGGACACAGGAACACACAACGGTCTCCTGGAAGCTGCTAACTTCGTTGAAGCCATACAGAAAAGACAGGGATTCTTCGTGGCATGTCTGGAAGAAATCGCCTACAACAACGGCTGGATCACTCAAGATAAAGTGCTTGAGCTGGCTGAACCCCTCAAGAAAACTGAATACGGACAGTACCTGATTGAACTCATCAACGGTACACAGTTATAG
- a CDS encoding glycosyltransferase family 2 protein yields the protein MGYKISVIIPVFNVEDYIRDALKSILKQTIGFEHLEVIMINDCSTDKSGEIIDEYASRYANFISIHLPENSGTAGKPRNIGIKEATGDYLMFLDPDDLYTDDACEVLYNTIKEENIDIVFAKYIVFSENTQQKVVYNFKDIKEIKVETVEDDPRLLTLPPSIWTKIYKRSFIQENNLLFPLEVLLAEDLAFMVDSFLKAKGILFLNNYYCYHYRIRNVKGKESITNNKDKNNLIGAAEGYYETYDILKNDEKEEYFPSIFKPHLEFWADGFIHSNTTKIEKKEVLEKMGFLFEKLKKYDATPQKKYLIPLFNSIINKNYDESILLAEILDDYLKNKQMLQKVQELQKQQEEQLYLKKKQVAELQTFVGYCNYKSKNIISRAKNRITPQIKGLKKISLT from the coding sequence ATGGGGTACAAAATAAGTGTTATAATACCAGTATTTAACGTTGAAGATTATATTAGAGATGCATTAAAATCTATTCTGAAACAAACCATTGGCTTTGAGCATCTTGAAGTAATCATGATTAATGATTGCTCCACTGATAAAAGTGGAGAAATAATAGATGAATATGCTTCCAGATATGCAAATTTCATCTCAATTCATCTACCTGAAAATAGTGGAACTGCAGGAAAACCAAGAAATATAGGTATAAAAGAAGCTACTGGCGATTATTTGATGTTTCTTGATCCAGATGATCTTTATACGGATGATGCTTGTGAAGTATTATATAATACAATAAAAGAAGAAAATATTGACATTGTATTTGCTAAATATATTGTTTTTTCAGAGAATACCCAACAAAAAGTCGTCTATAATTTCAAGGATATTAAAGAAATAAAAGTGGAAACAGTTGAAGATGATCCTCGTTTATTAACATTACCTCCCTCAATATGGACAAAAATTTATAAAAGATCTTTTATCCAAGAAAATAATTTACTATTTCCTTTAGAAGTATTACTCGCAGAAGATTTAGCATTTATGGTAGATTCTTTTTTAAAAGCAAAGGGGATACTTTTTTTAAATAATTATTATTGTTATCATTACAGGATACGTAATGTTAAGGGAAAAGAGTCCATTACCAATAATAAAGATAAAAATAATTTAATTGGCGCCGCAGAAGGTTATTATGAAACTTATGATATATTGAAAAACGATGAAAAAGAAGAATATTTTCCTTCTATATTTAAACCACATTTGGAATTCTGGGCTGATGGATTTATACATAGTAATACAACAAAAATTGAAAAAAAAGAAGTTCTGGAAAAAATGGGTTTTCTTTTTGAAAAACTTAAAAAATATGATGCAACTCCCCAGAAAAAGTATTTAATTCCCTTATTTAATAGTATAATCAATAAAAACTATGATGAGTCAATTTTACTGGCAGAAATATTGGATGATTATCTAAAAAACAAACAAATGTTACAAAAAGTACAAGAATTGCAAAAACAACAAGAAGAACAGTTATATCTAAAGAAAAAACAAGTGGCAGAATTACAAACTTTTGTCGGTTATTGTAACTATAAATCAAAGAATATCATCAGTCGAGCAAAAAATAGGATTACTCCTCAAATTAAGGGGCTTAAGAAGATATCCTTAACCTAA
- a CDS encoding ABC transporter ATP-binding protein, which produces MFLGETVIEVENVSMEFNLSQEKVDNLKEYVIKLLKRQLLFQEFWALKNISFKVEKGDKVGIIGLNGAGKSTLLKIISGVMKPTEGNLKIKGKLVPLLELGAGFDSNYTGRENVFLNGAMLGYTKEFLEKKYDEIVEFAELEKFMDVPVKNYSSGMQARLGFAIATMVEPEILVLDEVLSVGDAKFKEKSQQRIMSLFDKGVTVLFVSHSAEDVRHMCNKAIWLERGKIVMQGEVNEVCDKYMESLGLSK; this is translated from the coding sequence ATGTTCTTGGGAGAAACAGTTATTGAAGTGGAAAATGTAAGTATGGAGTTCAATTTAAGCCAGGAAAAAGTGGACAACCTTAAAGAGTACGTTATAAAACTTTTAAAAAGACAACTTTTATTTCAGGAGTTCTGGGCCCTCAAAAATATTTCCTTTAAAGTTGAAAAAGGTGATAAAGTTGGAATCATTGGATTGAACGGTGCAGGTAAAAGTACGCTCCTCAAAATAATCTCTGGAGTTATGAAACCTACAGAGGGCAATCTCAAAATAAAGGGCAAACTCGTACCACTCCTGGAGCTAGGAGCTGGATTTGATTCAAATTACACTGGAAGGGAAAATGTTTTTCTTAACGGTGCCATGTTAGGTTACACCAAAGAATTTTTAGAAAAAAAATATGATGAAATAGTGGAATTTGCAGAATTAGAGAAGTTCATGGATGTTCCAGTGAAAAATTACTCCTCAGGTATGCAAGCAAGATTAGGTTTTGCCATAGCCACCATGGTTGAACCAGAAATACTCGTTCTTGATGAAGTACTATCTGTTGGAGATGCTAAATTCAAAGAGAAGAGTCAACAAAGAATAATGTCACTTTTTGATAAGGGAGTAACAGTTTTATTCGTTTCCCACTCAGCAGAAGATGTTAGACATATGTGCAACAAGGCAATATGGCTTGAAAGAGGAAAGATAGTGATGCAGGGTGAAGTTAACGAAGTCTGTGATAAGTACATGGAAAGTTTAGGATTAAGCAAATGA